A region from the Halobacillus mangrovi genome encodes:
- a CDS encoding SEC-C metal-binding domain-containing protein, translating into MSKVKRNGPCPCGSGDKYKKCCGRLKGEEMTQERVHELLNEQYTNFMEYVAEFHTDAAPSGKAKTKEKQMEEAFNMMNEVFLRQNNGKTVFEEYLDEKGKGTIPQPAKPSVTEWTSLSPGLYKVETIESEEIAKVKDVFSSSLYEVKRDGIPLKDENVPDNPYVMGILMKWGTIFNFIPLAIPNHSSFFKAFKKSLENGNPPESSIQNELEQNFMSYMKKWIHSDLDQKDADSEPTVETDDVLELLGKNIPSDVQASTSYTMLRELWSQYKETYQPKYRKPSVFSAALEYFMTGTRYFNYDRSVTKKAVATKYGVSPSSMNRRLDELKDFAEKN; encoded by the coding sequence ATGAGTAAAGTAAAACGAAACGGACCATGCCCTTGTGGCAGCGGTGATAAATATAAAAAGTGCTGTGGACGCTTGAAAGGGGAAGAAATGACCCAAGAGCGTGTCCACGAACTGCTGAACGAACAATATACTAACTTTATGGAATATGTTGCAGAGTTCCACACGGACGCAGCGCCATCAGGTAAAGCAAAAACAAAAGAAAAGCAGATGGAAGAAGCATTCAATATGATGAACGAAGTATTTCTTCGTCAAAATAACGGGAAGACGGTGTTTGAAGAATACCTTGATGAAAAAGGCAAGGGTACGATTCCTCAACCAGCCAAACCTTCGGTGACAGAATGGACGTCATTGTCTCCTGGTCTTTATAAAGTTGAAACGATTGAGTCAGAAGAAATCGCTAAAGTGAAGGATGTCTTCTCAAGCTCCCTTTATGAGGTGAAGAGAGACGGTATTCCATTAAAAGACGAAAACGTTCCTGATAATCCTTATGTAATGGGGATCCTAATGAAGTGGGGGACGATATTCAACTTCATTCCATTGGCTATTCCAAATCATTCTTCCTTTTTTAAAGCGTTCAAGAAGTCGTTGGAAAATGGAAACCCACCTGAATCTTCTATCCAAAACGAGCTTGAACAAAACTTTATGAGTTACATGAAGAAATGGATTCATAGTGATCTTGATCAGAAAGATGCAGATAGTGAACCTACGGTTGAGACTGATGATGTATTAGAATTATTGGGTAAAAACATTCCGTCAGACGTTCAAGCATCTACCTCCTACACAATGCTTCGGGAGCTATGGAGCCAATATAAAGAAACATACCAGCCGAAATACCGCAAGCCGTCCGTATTTTCAGCGGCTCTTGAGTATTTCATGACTGGAACGAGATATTTTAATTATGATCGTTCTGTAACTAAAAAAGCAGTAGCGACGAAATACGGGGTGAGCCCGAGCAGCATGAATCGTCGATTAGATGAATTAAAAGATTTTGCTGAAAAAAACTGA
- a CDS encoding glycosyltransferase family 2 protein: MRKFIVITLMLLIGTAISIGVGLFTIKALLMLTTILFLSLLVYYSLLTFAGLYYRTKKQHSMQLVNYPSVDILIPAHNEAVVIKDTLDAMVQLDYPGPLHIYVLNDNSQDGTGEIIEDYDRIYHHVHHIQVPPGEPKGKSRVLNYGLEVSRGEYFCVYDADNQAESGALKKLVEVAHTVKDAAGAVGYVKTRNESRNLLTRMISIEFQVFQLLMQSGRWQLFKTGSLTGTNMLVRRSVIEELGGYDPYAIAEDAELTLRITQQGQLLPIVPLSVTWEQEPETMGVYIRQRTRWLQGNLYIVEKTLTVPGYFRGKMMVHSIHQLMVYVIFWFFLVLSYMWFALGLLELLSITYTIPLMFIWYIAYIVYTSQLMSAQAAENTFTPKNILTSFIMYFTYAQLFSYLFVRSLLFYLKAKRKRQVIGWDKTTRFK, translated from the coding sequence ATGAGAAAATTCATTGTTATTACGCTTATGCTGTTAATAGGTACCGCCATCAGCATTGGCGTAGGTCTTTTCACGATTAAAGCTTTGCTTATGCTTACAACCATTTTGTTCTTAAGTCTTTTAGTGTATTATTCTTTACTTACGTTTGCAGGTCTCTATTATCGAACAAAAAAACAGCACTCCATGCAATTGGTTAACTATCCAAGTGTGGATATTTTAATTCCTGCCCACAATGAAGCGGTCGTAATTAAGGACACCTTAGATGCGATGGTTCAGCTAGATTATCCAGGTCCTCTCCATATTTACGTGTTGAATGACAACTCGCAAGATGGAACTGGTGAAATTATTGAAGATTATGATCGCATTTATCACCATGTTCACCATATTCAAGTGCCTCCAGGAGAGCCAAAAGGAAAGTCGAGAGTGCTAAATTACGGATTGGAGGTATCCAGAGGTGAGTATTTTTGCGTCTATGATGCAGATAATCAGGCAGAATCAGGTGCGTTGAAAAAGCTGGTTGAAGTTGCTCATACTGTTAAAGATGCCGCTGGAGCTGTTGGTTATGTAAAAACGAGAAATGAGTCGAGGAATCTATTAACCCGAATGATTTCTATTGAATTTCAAGTGTTTCAACTGTTAATGCAATCGGGAAGATGGCAGTTATTTAAAACGGGTTCTTTAACAGGCACGAACATGCTCGTTCGCCGGTCGGTGATTGAAGAGCTTGGAGGTTATGATCCTTATGCAATCGCCGAAGATGCAGAGCTTACCCTGCGTATTACTCAGCAAGGACAACTTCTGCCAATCGTTCCTCTTTCAGTTACTTGGGAACAGGAGCCAGAAACAATGGGCGTGTATATTCGGCAACGTACCCGTTGGCTGCAGGGGAATCTCTATATTGTAGAAAAGACTCTAACGGTCCCGGGATACTTTAGAGGGAAAATGATGGTGCATTCAATTCACCAGCTTATGGTATATGTAATCTTCTGGTTTTTCCTAGTGCTATCTTATATGTGGTTCGCATTAGGCCTTTTGGAATTACTGTCTATTACTTATACGATCCCTTTAATGTTCATTTGGTATATCGCCTATATCGTTTACACTAGCCAATTGATGAGTGCCCAGGCAGCGGAAAATACTTTTACGCCAAAAAATATCCTCACGAGTTTTATCATGTATTTCACTTATGCTCAGTTATTCTCCTATCTTTTCGTAAGAAGTCTTTTATTCTACTTGAAAGCAAAACGAAAACGTCAGGTAATAGGCTGGGATAAAACAACTCGATTCAAATAA
- a CDS encoding S-layer homology domain-containing protein, translating into MKKITWYMIVTFLLLMTVLFPSYAKASEQFTDTEGHWANEEIEYLIEKEIVNGYPDGSFKPDAPITRAEASKVIISELDIDLESLPSRDMFPDVNGHWAEDYIKAASTEEIITGYEDGTFQPNAHLKRSELAAILIRAYNLEGGETDGFKDLSTEHWAFPYVNALLNHNITTGYEDDTFRPSRKVSRAEFSTFLARILNESFRVEENSDGTTDEEEESLPPSEMTQVPVLMYHSLSENKEDWNSIVISPRKFYEDMLYVKAMGYETITSEELIAYKNGDKDLPENPIMITFDDGYRDNYLYAYPILEKLDMEAIISIIGWSVGRYTSIGDQYEILPHFSWQEAKEMVDSGHVDIQNHSFNLHTPADENGFGQGVLPLEGETKSQHAERFREDTMKLHHQIKEHLGYEPKLFTYPYGSYNETTENVLKELGYEISLTTKRGISDVDQGLMELERIGTPYYLDSPELMDQMLENLGRNKRVPYSELANSEDRINLLENDLGLE; encoded by the coding sequence ATGAAAAAGATTACTTGGTACATGATTGTTACGTTTTTGTTACTGATGACAGTGCTTTTCCCTTCGTATGCTAAGGCTTCTGAGCAGTTTACAGATACCGAAGGGCACTGGGCAAATGAAGAGATCGAATATTTGATAGAAAAAGAGATTGTAAATGGTTACCCTGATGGATCTTTCAAACCAGATGCACCCATTACCCGCGCGGAAGCGTCAAAAGTTATCATTAGTGAGCTGGACATTGATTTAGAATCTCTGCCTAGCCGAGATATGTTTCCTGATGTGAATGGTCACTGGGCGGAAGATTACATAAAAGCAGCTTCCACAGAGGAAATCATTACGGGTTATGAAGATGGTACCTTCCAACCGAATGCCCATCTGAAGCGTTCAGAACTCGCCGCTATTTTAATCCGTGCTTACAACCTAGAAGGCGGTGAAACGGACGGATTCAAAGATCTTTCCACAGAGCACTGGGCTTTTCCTTATGTGAATGCCTTATTAAACCACAACATTACAACCGGATATGAAGACGATACCTTCCGCCCATCAAGGAAAGTATCAAGGGCAGAGTTTTCTACATTTTTAGCTCGTATCTTAAATGAGAGTTTCCGTGTTGAAGAGAACTCAGACGGCACAACCGACGAAGAGGAAGAGTCTCTTCCCCCGTCTGAAATGACTCAAGTTCCAGTTTTGATGTATCACAGCCTTTCTGAGAACAAAGAAGACTGGAACTCCATTGTAATCTCACCTAGGAAGTTTTATGAGGACATGCTTTATGTCAAAGCTATGGGATATGAGACGATTACATCTGAAGAGTTAATTGCCTACAAAAATGGGGATAAAGATCTTCCTGAAAACCCAATTATGATTACCTTCGATGATGGGTACAGAGATAACTATTTATACGCTTATCCGATACTTGAAAAATTAGATATGGAAGCGATCATTTCGATTATTGGCTGGAGTGTAGGTAGATACACGTCTATTGGAGATCAATACGAGATCCTCCCTCATTTCTCATGGCAAGAAGCCAAAGAAATGGTCGACAGCGGACACGTGGATATTCAAAACCATTCCTTTAATCTGCACACGCCTGCTGATGAAAATGGATTTGGTCAAGGGGTATTGCCGCTAGAAGGCGAAACGAAATCCCAGCATGCTGAACGGTTCCGTGAAGATACGATGAAGCTTCATCATCAGATTAAGGAACATCTAGGTTATGAACCTAAGCTATTCACCTATCCTTACGGCTCCTATAACGAGACAACGGAAAATGTATTAAAAGAGCTGGGCTACGAGATATCCCTTACTACAAAACGCGGAATCTCAGATGTCGATCAAGGCTTAATGGAGCTCGAGCGGATCGGTACTCCTTATTATCTGGACAGCCCCGAGCTGATGGACCAGATGTTAGAAAACTTAGGGCGAAATAAGCGGGTTCCTTATAGTGAATTGGCAAATTCCGAGGATCGAATTAACTTGCTGGAAAACGATCTTGGTTTAGAATAA
- a CDS encoding alpha-amylase family glycosyl hydrolase — MKKNWIWIIGLTLLFLSFAQPFALTEQKVHADEKMYESVVLRGSADTLDWSSNDHPLQYDEEEGLWLSSPIELEGGEKTEYKFVYDGNWMPGSNLTFTPPQDGSYIFAFHPEDERTVDVRLANNGTGSLTLELTVPENTPEWIVPTVASNKNNFNYEVSPMKKIGDRTYEIAVTGESGETLSYFYSLSGEPYKEVREEPRTATFTADNKRYQDQVTEWETIPVVQDVTHEFNHEPYTPDKNDQVEINVTVNHYGPIDQGSIYYTTDGSSPDGKRGKVANGKTASLKVVETKANDNGSKTTTMTGTIPKQKNETRVKYKIDVWNSESEGSQFADNNALTSDEATEFAYYVEDYESPQWAKESIIYQVFVDRFRDGSEKNNASVDPSIPYDEQLKGWMGGDLQGVLEKIDYIDDLGVNTIWISPIYEGPYSHGYHPTDFMNIDPRFGSNQLMKELVDEAHERDIKVVYDLVPNHTSSKHPFFQDALEKGEESPYFDWYTFLNWPNEYETFYGVQELPELNNDNLETRNYMLNEVVPFWMEEIGVDGFRLDYAKGPSQSFWVDFRHKVKELDEDAFIFGEVWDNLDTITSYTGKLDGAIDFPTQSAIYDAFINDSSMNKLADSLTTINEAYHEEFVPATFLDSHDMPRFLYEANGNTQTLKMAASLQFALPGAPIIYYGDEVGLSQSGNHEKVSEWKDRYYREMMIWDESEQNLDLKGYYEKLIDMRKEHKALTHGDFNAIYSDDDVIVFERNLPQDHVLITINKGEKARNLDIFDLYHQKKPNRVQLTSLLNDEKVKSHKGSLGVSLQENTIQIFDVKGKLRQEAPSEEQKYSKVVLRGSAPLDWESDRHLLSFDEADHVWKSEPISLTAGETVEFKYVRDGEWLEGGNLSFTPETTGDYIFIFDPQAETEVTVVPVNSASQSAA; from the coding sequence ATGAAGAAGAATTGGATTTGGATCATCGGTTTGACGCTTTTATTTTTGTCGTTTGCGCAACCGTTTGCACTAACAGAACAAAAGGTTCATGCAGATGAAAAGATGTATGAGTCGGTTGTTCTTCGCGGAAGTGCAGATACCCTGGACTGGAGCTCAAATGATCATCCATTACAATATGATGAAGAGGAAGGTTTGTGGCTGAGTAGCCCTATTGAATTAGAAGGTGGAGAGAAAACTGAATACAAGTTTGTCTATGACGGGAACTGGATGCCTGGCAGCAATTTGACCTTTACTCCTCCCCAGGATGGAAGTTACATATTTGCCTTTCATCCCGAAGATGAACGTACCGTAGATGTTCGCCTGGCAAACAATGGCACAGGCAGCCTGACTTTAGAGCTTACTGTTCCGGAGAACACGCCGGAATGGATCGTTCCCACAGTAGCTTCCAACAAAAACAATTTTAACTATGAAGTCAGTCCTATGAAAAAAATTGGTGACCGTACTTATGAAATAGCGGTAACTGGTGAAAGTGGTGAGACACTTTCCTATTTTTACAGTTTAAGTGGTGAGCCATACAAGGAAGTACGAGAAGAACCACGAACAGCTACCTTTACTGCAGATAACAAACGCTATCAAGATCAGGTAACAGAGTGGGAAACGATTCCGGTAGTTCAGGACGTTACACATGAATTCAATCATGAGCCCTACACCCCGGATAAAAACGATCAAGTTGAAATAAACGTAACTGTGAACCATTACGGTCCTATCGATCAAGGGTCAATTTATTACACAACAGATGGTTCTTCTCCTGATGGAAAGAGAGGGAAAGTAGCAAACGGAAAAACAGCTTCCCTCAAAGTTGTAGAAACAAAAGCTAATGATAATGGATCGAAAACAACGACAATGACTGGAACTATTCCTAAGCAAAAGAACGAAACACGTGTGAAATATAAAATAGATGTGTGGAATTCTGAAAGTGAAGGCTCTCAATTTGCTGATAACAATGCATTAACTTCAGATGAAGCCACAGAATTTGCTTACTATGTAGAGGATTATGAGTCTCCACAATGGGCAAAAGAATCCATCATCTATCAAGTTTTCGTCGATCGTTTCCGAGACGGCAGTGAGAAGAACAATGCTTCTGTCGATCCTTCAATCCCTTACGATGAACAACTGAAAGGATGGATGGGTGGAGACCTTCAAGGGGTATTAGAAAAGATCGATTATATTGACGATCTTGGAGTCAACACGATTTGGATCTCCCCTATTTATGAAGGCCCTTACTCTCACGGTTATCATCCGACCGATTTCATGAACATCGATCCACGTTTCGGCAGCAACCAATTAATGAAAGAGCTAGTGGACGAAGCGCACGAGCGAGACATCAAAGTCGTTTATGATCTTGTGCCGAACCATACATCAAGCAAGCACCCATTCTTCCAGGATGCGTTGGAGAAAGGTGAAGAGAGCCCTTATTTTGACTGGTACACGTTCCTGAACTGGCCAAATGAGTATGAAACATTTTATGGTGTCCAGGAATTACCTGAGTTGAACAACGATAATCTAGAAACGAGAAACTATATGCTTAATGAAGTCGTTCCTTTTTGGATGGAAGAAATCGGAGTCGACGGTTTCCGCCTTGATTATGCAAAGGGACCAAGCCAAAGCTTCTGGGTAGACTTCCGCCATAAGGTAAAAGAATTGGATGAAGATGCGTTTATTTTCGGGGAAGTCTGGGATAATTTGGACACCATTACCTCTTATACAGGTAAACTGGATGGCGCCATCGATTTTCCAACACAATCGGCCATCTATGATGCATTTATTAATGATTCCAGTATGAATAAGCTTGCTGATTCTTTAACTACAATCAACGAAGCCTACCATGAGGAGTTCGTTCCAGCTACATTCCTCGATAGTCACGATATGCCGCGCTTTTTATATGAAGCGAATGGAAATACGCAAACCTTGAAGATGGCTGCTTCTCTTCAATTTGCTTTACCTGGGGCACCAATCATTTACTATGGAGATGAAGTCGGCCTTTCACAAAGTGGAAACCATGAGAAAGTTTCCGAATGGAAAGACCGCTACTATAGAGAAATGATGATTTGGGATGAATCTGAACAAAACCTCGACCTAAAAGGTTATTACGAAAAGCTCATTGATATGAGAAAAGAACATAAAGCGCTCACCCATGGTGACTTCAATGCGATCTATTCTGACGATGATGTCATTGTTTTTGAACGTAACCTGCCACAAGATCATGTGCTAATTACGATCAACAAAGGAGAGAAAGCCCGCAATCTGGATATCTTTGATTTGTATCACCAGAAAAAACCAAACCGTGTCCAGCTGACTTCCCTTTTGAATGATGAAAAAGTGAAAAGTCATAAAGGCTCTCTTGGGGTAAGTTTACAGGAAAACACAATTCAGATATTTGATGTAAAAGGTAAACTGCGCCAAGAAGCGCCGAGTGAAGAGCAAAAATATTCGAAGGTCGTATTAAGAGGTTCTGCCCCGTTAGATTGGGAAAGTGATCGTCACCTGCTCTCTTTCGATGAAGCTGATCACGTATGGAAAAGTGAACCGATCTCGTTAACAGCCGGAGAAACAGTGGAATTCAAATATGTACGCGACGGAGAATGGCTCGAGGGAGGTAACTTAAGCTTTACTCCTGAAACTACTGGAGACTATATTTTCATTTTTGATCCGCAGGCAGAAACGGAGGTAACGGTAGTTCCGGTAAACTCTGCAAGTCAATCTGCCGCATAA
- a CDS encoding YdcF family protein, producing the protein MTLLKTKKIILTTFMSFLFLFIVFVITLFILGPDYLKAKSSPEKSDAIILLSGGEERLEQAVKLYNDERANKIILTNSTEHWTKVETVSERGIAKQDLIEEPEATSTFENATLSKEIMKEHKFKSAIVVTSDYHARRTKMTFDRVYDSDIQLSYSFADSFFNPNDGLTERETKTVFTEYVKMIAYWPRLLFV; encoded by the coding sequence TTGACTTTATTAAAAACGAAAAAAATAATTCTCACTACATTCATGTCATTCCTTTTTCTGTTCATCGTTTTCGTCATTACCCTATTCATTCTTGGTCCGGACTATTTAAAAGCGAAAAGCAGTCCTGAGAAATCGGACGCCATTATTCTCTTAAGCGGTGGAGAAGAGAGGTTGGAGCAAGCCGTAAAACTTTACAATGATGAGCGAGCGAACAAAATCATTTTAACGAATTCCACAGAGCATTGGACCAAAGTTGAGACGGTTTCCGAGCGAGGTATAGCTAAGCAAGACTTGATTGAGGAACCTGAGGCGACGAGCACTTTTGAAAATGCTACTTTATCAAAGGAGATTATGAAAGAACACAAATTTAAATCCGCGATTGTTGTTACGAGTGATTATCATGCCCGTCGTACTAAGATGACGTTTGATAGGGTGTATGACAGCGACATCCAGCTTTCCTATTCCTTTGCTGACTCTTTTTTCAATCCTAATGACGGTCTGACAGAAAGAGAGACAAAAACCGTGTTTACGGAGTATGTGAAAATGATTGCTTACTGGCCGCGTTTATTATTCGTTTAA
- a CDS encoding YkvS family protein: protein MIQPDEKVATPGQIVSFERNDITFTGKVIPSQCQRSVIVDLTVMDNLDEIDFEYDRTVVAHTNYRIIEE, encoded by the coding sequence ATGATACAGCCTGATGAAAAAGTTGCGACCCCTGGCCAAATTGTTAGCTTTGAACGAAATGACATTACGTTTACAGGAAAAGTCATTCCTAGTCAATGCCAGCGGTCAGTAATTGTTGATTTAACTGTAATGGATAACTTAGATGAAATTGATTTTGAATACGATCGTACAGTCGTCGCTCATACGAATTATCGAATTATAGAAGAATAA
- a CDS encoding LCP family protein: MGKRIVRVRRKNKKKRRRRVATLLLLLAMLIGGGFYYVSQVYTASFQDLGRGDKSDLREEAVDIGDEPISILLMGIEDYSTNGQAGRADTQIVMTLDPETKKITMTSVPRDTKVEIPASKVGENYAGEHKINAAYSLGEVSGYGGEKLTVETVENYLNIPIDRFATVNFDGFTEIVNLLGGVTIDVKEPFWERSSLDWYKKIEFEEGPMKMDGEEALAFVRMRKRDANLTYPRDERQRQFIQASIDEAISAGTLFKAGDIADILGKNVKTNLSPQELYAIQKTFSSEKAQTETFNIEGENKRLEDGLYYFVPDEESLTKVKNDLKNALGLKSSTGEDSSTSQYSSSEEESSLTN, translated from the coding sequence ATGGGCAAACGTATAGTACGTGTAAGAAGAAAAAATAAAAAGAAACGAAGAAGAAGAGTGGCGACACTCCTATTATTGCTTGCCATGCTAATTGGAGGCGGATTCTATTACGTCTCTCAAGTGTACACGGCATCCTTTCAGGACCTTGGGCGTGGCGATAAATCAGATTTAAGAGAAGAAGCCGTTGATATCGGGGATGAGCCAATATCCATCCTGCTTATGGGAATAGAAGATTACTCTACCAATGGTCAGGCTGGACGGGCAGACACGCAGATTGTCATGACCCTCGATCCTGAAACTAAAAAAATCACGATGACAAGTGTTCCCCGTGATACAAAAGTAGAGATCCCGGCCTCTAAAGTTGGGGAAAATTATGCTGGGGAGCATAAAATCAATGCCGCCTACTCTCTCGGAGAAGTCTCTGGATATGGCGGTGAAAAACTGACGGTTGAAACCGTTGAAAATTACTTGAACATTCCGATCGATCGGTTCGCAACCGTAAACTTTGATGGATTCACTGAAATTGTTAATCTATTAGGCGGTGTAACGATCGATGTCAAAGAGCCATTCTGGGAGCGAAGCAGCCTTGACTGGTATAAAAAGATTGAATTTGAAGAAGGACCAATGAAAATGGATGGAGAGGAAGCTTTAGCTTTTGTTCGGATGAGAAAACGCGATGCCAATCTCACTTATCCGAGGGATGAGCGTCAGCGTCAATTCATCCAAGCATCGATCGACGAAGCAATTTCTGCTGGTACACTTTTCAAAGCCGGAGATATTGCTGATATCCTTGGAAAAAATGTAAAAACCAATCTCTCACCACAAGAACTTTATGCTATACAGAAAACATTTTCTTCTGAGAAAGCACAGACAGAAACGTTTAATATCGAAGGAGAAAATAAACGTTTGGAAGACGGACTCTATTATTTCGTCCCTGATGAGGAAAGCTTGACAAAAGTGAAAAATGACTTGAAGAATGCCCTTGGACTGAAATCAAGCACAGGTGAAGACTCAAGCACCAGTCAATATTCTTCCAGTGAAGAGGAGTCGTCGCTCACTAACTGA